A segment of the Hemitrygon akajei chromosome 10, sHemAka1.3, whole genome shotgun sequence genome:
tgaatctgagggggaccaacatcctggcAGGGACGTTTGCTAAggatattggggagagtttaaactagaattgctggggagggtgagaactgaactgaagagatgaaGGGGTGtttgctcacaaatagagaaagcttggagacagtgtaagAGGGAgagttttgtggatccagaactggcttgcacactcttgtaaagagtgtttgtagacgggtcatattctgcatggaggctgatgaccagtggtgtgcctcaaggatctgttctgggacacgcACTCTTTAcgatttttataaacgacctggatgaggaagtggagggatgggttagtaagtttgctgatgacacaaaggttggaggtgttgtagatagtgtggaggactgtcagaggttacagcggaatatcaacaggatgcaaaactgggctgagaagtcgcagatggagttcaacccagataagtgtgaggtggttcattttgataggttaaatatgatggtagaatatagtattaatggtaagactcttgatagtgtggaggatcagagggattttggcgtccgagtccataggacactcaaagctgctgcacaggttgactgtgtggctaaaaagcatatggtgcattggccttcatcaaccatgggattgagttcaagagccgagaggtaatgttacagctatataggaccctgatcagacccatttggagtactgtgctcaattctggtcacctcactacaggaaggatgtggaaactgtagaaagagtacagaggagatttacaaggatgttgcctggattggggagcatgccttatgagactagattgacagaagatgagaggtgacctgatagaggtgtataagatggtgagcggcattgatcatgtggatagtcagaggcttttccccagggctgaaatggctaacacgagaggacacagttttaaggtgcttggaattaggtacagaggagatgtcagggataagtatttttatgcagagagtggtgagtgcgtggaatgggctgccagcgacggtggtggaggaggatacgatagggtcttttaacagattcctggacaggtaaatggagctcagaaaaatagagggttatgggtaactctagataatttctaaagtaagtacatgtttggcacagctttgtggtctgaagggcctgtattgtgctgtaggttttctatgtttcttaagaGACCAAATCATAAAGGGAccaagaaaaaaattaataagagaatactccagtgaactaacaGAACCTTCCCAAGTTCAAGATACACatcatataaagaaaaaaacagatAAAGAGAGGAGGATAACGCAAGTTCTGTGGAAATGGAAGAGGATGAACGAGACCTAATTTCTCAGGAAATTAGCAAATTCAGAGATACTCACAAGAAACTAGAAGTAAAAAGGAAGGTGAGAAAAGGTAAGATCCGAGTAGAAAAGGAGAATAAAGATGGCCAGAACTTCtttctgcagtctcagagtcaactcctacaaacacGACCAAGGAGGCTCCAGGATCTGAGGTTGTTCTCACAGCCACAAGTTTCACCTGCCGAGTGGAGTGattccccttgtcaggaaaggcaCTATCCCATAAGAGTAAGAAATCCCTCATAGTGATTAAATCTTCAGGcccgaatgggacaatttaaaatttactgtgttgaggatgtctgtatagtagttgtattatatcaGATCCAATGTATACATATGAgatacattctatattgagttggagttcatagtaacatagaaaacctacagcacaatgcaggccctttggcccacaaagttgtgctgaacatgtccctaccttagaagttactaggcttacctatagccctctatttttctaagtctcttaaaagactctatcgtatccacctccaccaccattgctgcaagcccattccacgcactcaccactctctgagtaaaaaacttacccctgacatctcctctgtacctactccccagcaccttaaatctgtgtcttcttgtggcaaccatttcagccttgggaaaaagcctctgactatccacacgatcaatgcctctcatcatctaatagctaagcagggaggagttcTGTGAATTTAATACTTCAGTACTATTTGAGCAATCTTgcaaatgtattgtttgattcagcattcttcattgcttatttaattcattatggttatatgcAAAAATACACAAATTGCTTATGTCTTGACACTACCACGTTATATGTGTGCACCTCGCTTACAGtaaaaacaaacacacacaagtTATGTCCtgctcccttgttttcctttacaTTGGTTTTTATGTTTTGCTGTTACAAAACATAATCAAAGATTTCACTATACCATAAGTCTAAATTTAAGGACAGCTTCAAAAAAACACTACGGTGTCTGATTTGTTTAGAGAAATTAAGACAAGTCAAAACCTATGATCCAATTTTATTATTGACAATTTTTCCCTTCATGTTAAGAATGTTGTCAATAGATTACAGCTCTATGTAACCAGATATGTATAACAGAAATTAAGTGGGAAGCCATTCAATATCATTCAGAAACTTATCTGCCAACATCTTTCTCCATTTCCATTGTTTGGAATTTCAGGCTGTTTATTGTAGCAGACAGCAAGAGCACTCACCTGAAGCAGCTGGATCCTTCTAGTTGGAATCCAATCATACATTGATCCAGGATTGCAATTTTAACTGCTAGGTTGGAACAATAGCAGTAACTTCCTCATCAGCATGAGGAGAATGCAACACAAAAATAATTATCGTGATGTGAAGTCATTACATAAACATGTCTGACACTTCTTTTCTGTTCCAGTACAGTTTACAATGAAGGTTGATACCAGATGCTTTGAGTTTTCTGATTAGAATGAAAGCTGCAGACAATTAGTGTTTAGAATACATTTGGACTGGCTCATGTATAGAGATTTAGTgagatatgggtcaaatgcaggccaTAGGACTAGCCCAGTAGGCACCTTGATAGGCATAGAAGAGCTGGCCaagaggcctgtttccatgccatTTAATTCGATGACTTTATTGGCAAGTTGGATAGCATAGGTGAAAAATACTTCTTTACTTAATTCCAGAATGAAAAGAAAATTATCATTTTTCTCTTCAAGCATTGTTCCAATTATTCTGACATCCACTGCACCTAGGTGACCATACAAACTCTCACCAGAAACTCAAATCTCTCAATATATTTAGCTATCACTTTTTTCTGCCAATAATTTCTGAAGTGTTTAATCCAAATGAATGTAGAACCCATTCACTATTATCCAGGTTACTGCACCTCTCAAAGTCTTGAGCTGCGCTAAGCATTGCTGTATTATACTTTTCAATCCcgtccctctccaccccacttgCCCCAACTCCTTGCATACCGGCCCCATAGTTTTCTGTCATCTTATTGTGAAGGTTCAAATTATTACTGGGATTAGGTTCCGTTGAGCAACGATATATTGTGGGTAGTCATTCTTTATCTGCAGGTTGAGACAATTAATTCTTGCTCACTATTAAGTGTTATCTTCAATTAACATCCAGACAAATATGTGCTCCTACAATTAGCACACAATAATGTGAGTCTGTTTATTTTTCCTCTCCTTTGCCCACTCTGACTGAGTTCAGCTTGTATTATTCTACTGAGAGTTTGACCTTGTCTCCTTTAACTATAGTCAGGTTACAATGACACATAGAATTAACTAATTTTAATaaagctttatataattataaaaaaaacTTTAGTGTTCATTAGTTATAATAAATATGGTGATCTAAAATATTCCTCAAAATGTGTAACATTCAAGGTAGTTAATAGctcaaattaaaataaatgcaatagTTTAACATTTGCTTCAGCTCTATACACTATACAATCAGTATTGTTCATGCAGGAACAAAGGGACAGCATTTTGTTTTCAAAACAAAAATTATCAACACCTTATATGACATTGAGAAATGGGTACCATTGTTAACAAGAAACCCAAGTGGAAAACATGTAAAAGGAATGTACCAAAGTTTTGGGTTTGAGCGCCATATTCTCTCAGTCTCACTGCGTGATCTGTATAAAGTCGGGCAAGAAACCAGAGAGGTGAGCAAATAAATATCCAATCTAATGGCATTCTCTGTTGTGTTTTCCAGGACAACCAACGAGAATCATTAAACAGGCTTGTTTTTGCACTTGCCTGATAATTATGTGCACACACTGGATAAACAAACCTTTAACACCTGCACATCTTAATCTCATGAGAAGCCAATTATAATagtctcccccttcctcctctcgaTTGAGATTATCTGTAACAGACAGTAAATGGCATATCCTGGTGATAGAGATTATGACTATATTTATCAAACCCAGCAATCCGGTGAAGGCGATTGGTGGAATGGTCAACCAAACATTCCAATAATCAAGAAAACCTATACATGTAGAATTTGTTTCCCCTTTAAATAGTGCAGATTTCCTCCCTACAGGCAGATATCTGTTGGGTGACAGGCTGGCACAGCACATAAACCTGCTACCTCACAGATCCAGCTGGTAGCATTCAGTTCTGATATCTGGTGCTGTAGAATTTGCaccttctctctgtgactgtgtggcttacTCCAGGTTCTTCTGCTTCCTCGGCATTCCCTAAGATGTGGAGGTTAGTGAAGTagctggccactgtaaattgttttCAATGTGTAGGTGAGCGGGGGAAATTAAGGGGAAGTTAATGGAATGTGGGGGGACTAAACTCTATTGTGGTAAATGGATGCTTGTAGGTCAGCatgtggacttgatgggcagatctgtctgtttctgagctgtgtgACTCTATGACCTCAATCATCAATATGCGCAGCACCTGATTTATAGGTCCCAATGTGCTTAGGGCTATAACTGGACTTCAGTCACATGCCTGAAACCTCATGGTAATCTTTCCAATTAGCCTGTTCAGTTAGTGCAATACTCTTGGTAACACAAAGGCAAATTGATTGCTCAATCACAAAGTTTGGATCAGATATCATGGAGGAAAGCCATCAACATCAGCTTGACATCGAAGAAAAAAATTCCAAAAAAAAACAGGATGTGCTTAAGCCAGAGGGAAACAAAAATGAGGAAGTGGTTGTGAGAAACATTGTCATGATATAAATACAGAAAAGGATTCTTTCAATATTAGCAATATAAAAGTAAAAATTGGCCCTCTATCTAGTACTCCAAAAGGCTTTAAGCAATTAGCTTTTCCATTAAAATAATGGATGGAGAATATCCTACAACCATGTAGGAGATTGCTAATGACTGAAACAAAATCCTCTAGGCCACGTTAATGCTGACGGTGCTTAATATACACAAGTACCACCCATGTCGTCTTTTATGTAGGAACTGGTATATCAGTAACAAAATATGAAGAGCTGACCAGGTATAATGAAAACATCTGATAGAATTTTTAGACATAAGATTCATCTGTGTAAACAATATTTTCAAAGTCTTCTAAATATGTCTTGGTGCACTGGCTCCTTTGCCATTCTTGCCTGCTTCTAACTACCTCACTCGCAACTGTTGTAGCGTCTCTGAAGCAGAGTTTAGCCTCATTATGAAAGAAGTAGTCCTTGACAGTACTTTTTACCGAGGGAGGCACTACAATGTGAAGAGTATGTCTTTTGTTACTTGTGCTATTGCTGCATTGCTGAGCACGGTGAGAACGGCTCGAACAGTCCTTGTCGCTCTGCGAGTCTCTGGAAGGACTTCTGGGTAAAAAGTCCTCGGGTGTAATATTCTGCTCAGAGGCTTTGGACCTTTCAACGGTTTGTCTTCGGCCCACTGACTGAAGAACTAAAGGTGAATTCTGTCCATAAAACACAGATTGTGGGATGTGGAGCTTAATAGTCTGTGACGAACATCTTAGAGTCTCTTTTCTAGGTGCTGAAATGGTATAGTGGCTTTTCTCATCTTGTTCAGCATCAGTAACTTCAGGGTTCTGCACATCTTGATCACCCTGGTGCTGTATAGGTAAGATCTTTCCTGGAGTCACATAGAAGGTTATTTTTGTGCGTTTAATAGTACTATTAGTTGGGTCCTCTGATGATTGTGTTGCATTTAGAACAGTCAAACTATTTATTTCCTGGTGACTTTCTCCATTTAACATCTCTGTGTTATTTGGGACAAGATTTTTCTCCGTGTGATCTTTTCCAACGCATGTCACATTCGTAAAACATTCAGCATCTTTCTCAGAATTTCCAGTGTCCAAAGATGCTTGATTTTTGTGCCTCATTGATATTTGGGCAGAATCCTCTCCCTCATTTTCATAATCCATGTTCCTTTCTTTCTCCATGCCATTGTACCTATGCACATCATCAAGGCAGGAAGTCACTGAAGATGGCGATGCCCCAGCTAATTTACCAGAAAACCTATTGGATGTATAAGATGAGGATACCTGGTTTCTTCCAGAATTCCCCAACATTGAGAGAAAAGAGTCATTATGACCAAACATTGAGGATTCAGAATAAGAGAAGGCACTATCTATTGAACTGAGTGATGATTCTGATGGAGAGGTTGTAGGAGAAGACAGACTAGATAAACTTGACCTTGTTGAGAAATTCAGTCTATGGGAGTTAGGCTGCTTCATTTTGGCATTTATCTGAGGAGATCTCCAAAATGCATATTTCATTTTATTAGAAACGAGTTCTCTCCCATCATCTAATAGATTCTGGCTTTCGATCTGAAGCATTTTCAACTGCTGCAGGTAATCAATATGGCCATGAGTCATGGTTGCATCGCAGCTGGATTGGCGGGCCACTGGCTCATGCGACAAAGCAAGATGGTGTGACAGGCAAACACTGGGCTCTGACGAACAACGGTCTCGAGCTGACTCAATGCTCTGAATAGCTGCAAGTGAAGAAACGGAGGAACAAGAATACAAGGACTCATTTTCCGATTGCTCACAGAGGTCTCCACTGTCGCTTTTCTCTAGCAACGTCCTGGATGACACTCCTTCATTGAAGAACCTTTGCTGACTCCACATGTTCTCGGTTTGTTCAGCAGCATACTGCTTGGAGTCATTCAGGGCGATGAAGATGGAGTTTCTTTGCTGCTCTTTTTGAAGATTTTGTTTATTTTGATCAGGTGACACTGACTCTGTATCATCAGAAAAATAGTGTGGCTGTATCGAGTCCACATCTGTAAAAATGACATTGAAAGAAATatattaagttcaaagttcaaatttcaaagttcaatgtacatttattatcaaactactaTATGTGCATGATATACAGCCttaagattcatcttcttgcagacagccacagAACACACAATAGAACTTGTTAAAAAACTCACACAACAATCAAGCACCCAATGTGTAAAAGAGAgaccaaattgtgcaaatgatcaaaaagaaaacaaataacacacagaacattaaCCATGGAGTCCcagaaagtgagttcacagccacagagccagttcaccGCTGAGGTGAGTGAACCTCACAGAGTAGTGAGTTGAACAGTGAGTCTGCCAGGGTTCTGAACAGGATTTCAGCCCGGAATGCCATCTGTACTTTttatcatagatgctgcctggcctgctgagttcctccagcattttgtgtgtgttgctcggatttccagcatctgcagatttcctcttgtttgtgattggattgcTACTCGGCGAAGTCTTGTCCAGGGATGCCTTCCCTGAAGAactttaaatcttcccttcattGGGATTTCAGTGAAActatctctcactgctccccaacTCTCTGACCACGGGCCTGCCGAaatgtttcggcccgaaacgtcaactgtacttcttttcctagaagctgcctgacctgctgagttcctccagcattttgtgtgtgtggctcagatttctagcatctgcagattttctctcgttagtGGTTCGTCCTTGATCTTTTTAAGCTGGCTCAGCGCTTAAACCAGCCAAACATCAGTTCATTTTTTGCTCTCAGGGCCGGGCACCACTGCTCCGATACAGCCCCAAGTGGCCGCTGTGGCTGCCTGCATTCTCGAAAGTCCAGTTCACTGAATCCATCAGGATATCATAAAAACGCCCGATTGTACTGACGGTTCAAAAGCGTGCTCCCAAAGGGAAATCACGGTCTGTAGATTGCAGTGATCATAGTCCAGAAAGAGTCTATTAATAGAATAGTTAATACTTTGCTTGTTGCCTGTACAGCGTCGCCGTGTCACACTTGCGCCATCTTTCACAAGTTATATTGTTTCCACATGGATTTCATGATTTTGTCTGAACATACCAAACCTTGTTGCAGTGTTTTTCCACAAATGATCAAAGCTACTGTACATATTCATGTAGACGTGGTGGAGACTGTGTTCCAAGGGAAGGTGTTCAATTAGTTATCATAGCCAACCCAAACCTAACTCCTATTATGCACTGTGAGAAAAACTGCTTATTAGACTATAAAACAGAAACTCTAGCAGATTTTGTCCCATCTATATtagaagagcattctaactttcTATCTGACATCAGCACATAGATTAGTCTGTACTTCAGGTCTACACCAGGCAGTGTATAATTAAATTCCTTAATTTAACTACATGGATGTAATTAATGGAATAAACTGGTTTAGATTATGTTTTAATGTAAAACAGAAGATAATTGGGTAATTTTAAGGCTGGCAGGGTGTAACTATTAGAATGAACACATTGTAACAAGGACAGAATGAGTCTACCAAGGAACGTAAGTGGGTTAACTGTGGATAAAATTTTGGCAGGTGTATTATAATGTAGGGATTATTCTCTTTGGTAAAATAGAGCATATTTTAAATTGAAATAGACTTCAAAaagctgctgtgctccatgcaCTTGAAACACAGAAAGTCGGCATGTACAAACTTTAATAAGGAAGGAAAACCTTTATTATTGGGTGGGGTTTTGGGAGGGTGGTAGAAGGAAGGTGTACTAGTTTAGATGTTTCCCAGTGTGGGAGAATCTAGAAATATAGAGCATAGTTTCAGAATAATGGCTTGCTCATTTAACATCAGACTCAGGAAGAATTTCTTCCCTGTGAGGGCCACGAATCCTTGGAATTCTCCGAGAGTCCTGGAGACTGAGTCATTGAATGTGTTCAATGCTAAGACAGCAGATTTTTGCACCATAGGGAAATAAGGTTTATTggaaacaatgagaagaaggtgaGGCCAAGGTCAGTGGGAAAATGGAGCCTGCTTGAGAGGGTGTATGGCTTATTCCTGCTCCTAGTCTTTTTGTTTTCTAATAGCCTTAAAAATTTGCTGTTGCAGTATATCAAAACTAGAGAACATTCAATTTGGCACCACAACTAACTAAAAGGCAAATGTACCCCTATTATAGGCAATACAGACTATAACACTATAACGTGGTATTAAATTAGAATGAGTTCTGGGCAAGAGATTCCTCCGTAACTTCAGGAAGTCCGAAGTACTTTGCAGCTGGTAAAGTACTTTTTAAAGTGCATTCACCAATGCAGTTTGATTAAAGATGACAGTCAGTATGCACTCAACAAGTTTATATAAATAATAATGATCAAATAATCTGTTAAGTGATGTAGGTTGGAACGTTTGGGTTTGAACTGAATTCCCTTGTTCTTCTTCAAATTCCTTCCATCACTTCCTTCCATCCAGTTTAGTTTGACAGTCATTACCTCGTAAAGGTTACCCGTCAAGGATACCCATCACCCTGGCCATTCCCTTTCCTCTCGTCTAACTTCTGTGATACAGGAATCTGAAAGTCTGGCTgtcggaacagcttcttttccccTACTCtcagacttctgaaccaatcAGCTTTTTCACAACCCCTTCCTCATTATTCAGCCGTGCTCCCAGCCAGTTTAATTCCACATTTCATAGCTAGTCTGCCATTGTCACTTCAGCATTTCTTCCTACACCACTCAGCTTGCTCGAGTACCTTTGCACCATTCTGTTTCACTGCACCTTTTTGCTGTTTCGTCTTTGATGCTGTTCTTATTTAGAATAGACAATGTTTCAGTTTAACCCCACTTCTAAACAATTCATGGATAGCCCAACCTGGACAATGCTTTCAAAGCACAACAAAGAATCTTGACTGTGTGACCTGGTTTAAGAGCTTTATACACTGAGTGAAGACTGATAAGTGCAGGCAATACACTGGTAGAAATTAATTTGCATCGCCGCTGTGTCCACATTCAAGCCTTTGTAACCAGTAATCACCCAAAGCAGGATACTCAAGGACTGTACGAAGCAGAACCACTAGAATATTCTTGGAACAATAATGGACCTAGAAAATTGGCATCCTGCTCCCCATTTTCCAAtctgctacacacacaaaatgctggtagaacacagcaggccaggcagcatctatagggagaagcacagtcgacgtttcgggccgtgacccttcgtcagtactaactgaaaggaaagatagtaagagatttgaaagtaggagggggagggggaaaatgaaaaatgataggagaagaccagagggggtggggtgaagctaagagttggaaaggtgattggcaaaagggatacagagctggagaacggaaaggatcatgggacgggaggcctagggagaaagaaagggggaggggagcaccagagggagatggagaacaggcagagagagagaaaaaaaagaggagggggaaaaaaaactaaatatatcagggatggggtaagaaggggaggaggggcattaacggaagttagagaagtcactgttaagcaacacacacaaaatgctggtggaaccaaCCTGCTACTTTACCTTGTGACAGTGTTAAGCAGGAATGATGCAGCAAGATAACACTTGCACAGAGATTTAATATCAGTGAGTATTCCAGTTTTAAAATTCCACCTTCAAGGTTAAACATACGACTTACATTGTGTTATCAGCTAAATCACAACAGAGCTAATATGGGAACCTAGCACATGTTTAATCTTTTGTAAAAGGGCTCTTGACTAATAGATGTTAAGTTATGAAAtagtgatgataaatctgttaAGATTTAAACACATATTTAGAAAATGCCTGCAGAGCTTCAGAGAAAGTTAAGAGAAACTGACAGAACAATTTAGACTGAGTACTGTACATGATCAACATACGCAGCTCTGCTCACCTCATTTCCAAGTACGAACTATAATTTTAACTACTGAGCTTTAACGATCACTGCTCGTCCTGAGCAGATGTCAGATTTCTGTCACTTGGGCTTTTACAACTTACTATTTGTAGATATTTTATGGATAAGAATTCCAGCTGATAAAAAAATTGTTTTAAATCTTGAGAAACAGTCAAGTAAAGTCCACGAAAAAGCAATGAGCAAAACACCACAAACCTAGGCAGTCCTCAGAATTGCCCCGCTGGACAGTTTGCGATCCCACAAAGAGAGTATTCAGCCCACTGCCAAAGATTTGGGAAGACTTTTCAATCATGAACTGTACAAGAATGGCCACCTGgaagaaagaaaacagaatgTAATTCATCACTGCATgcaacgtacactcagtggccacttgattaggtGCAGAAGGTTCCAAGTAAAGTAGCCACTTGTATATCTCTGTAATAACCTTTGATGTAACAATCTGCTTTATTTTCTTTCCCATAGGCATAGTGTCTTAGGAATGAAGCAGAAGAACAAATAGATACTGATTAATTTGTGGAAGGCAATGATTACTTTGAGAGACAGTATTTAAGTATATTGTTTTGAGAAGTGTATTATAGAAAACATTAAAAAGTTCAACTATGTTAGCAAACAGCAGCTATCACACAATATCGACGTTATAGTTGTGATTAAGTTGTTCCTTAACTAGTGAAATTATAAAGTTGTTTTCAACTTCTGTGTTAATGTCTGAAGTGAGTAATATTATTacaaaacattgatttctctttcttCGACATCCATGGAAGTTTCCTGGACAGCTATCTCTTCTTGAAAGCCATAGGCAAACTGTCTGATTTGAAATAGACAGCTTGTAACTATTATCAGAAGCTCTAGGAAAATTAATCAACTTAAGTAACCATTTAACTTAAAATTGATGGATCAATTCAAAGTGAAAATCCAGCAGAAAATTTAAAATTCTACTTCAATTTTCAATCCAATTTCGAAAGGAATGGCTGACAATACCTCTGCTGGGTTTGCAAGCTCAGGTCCCATGACATAAATTTGAGTCTGCTGACTAAGAACTGATGCATGCTTTGTGCACATTTACTGGGCAACACCACCAAGAAGGATTAAAAATGGCAAGAGGGTAAAGAGTTAGTGGGGGGACAAGAGTGAAGGTGGACAGTGGGGTAAAGAAACCAAGGAGGGTATGGAAGGTGAGGTAGTTGTAGGGATGGGGAATGAGGCAGAAGAGAAGAAAAGGGTGCTTCATGATAATGCTGCAGGGTTTGGCAGAGTAGTATTAGAAGATCACCTCAAGTGGCAGAAATGAGGTGATCAAAGTGCCAAGAATGGAAAGAGGCTGAAAGATCCAGTGGTAAGAATGGTGACACTGACAGAGCCTGTGTGGGTGAGAAAAGGTTTGTGTAACCCGAAATCTTTTGTTGAAAGGGTAAACATCTCTAACCTGGATCTTTGTCTGTTTCAATGCATTGTTCATTAATCAATTTTTTGAAGCTGCTAAGTGACGTAAGAGTTTCTGTGATGTTGAGTCTGCACGGACTTCCCAGATTTGACAGTCGACCTTTCGCTCGTGTCTACCTTGAGCCTAAAGGTAGCATGGTTTCCCATTGAGCAGAAGCAGTGGGGATGCATGATCATATGTGTGCCAGAATTACTGAGTTATATCAAGGAGTTAAAGATGGATGGGTAGTGAAAGAATGCTTTGGCATTCACACTGAGCTACGGGGTAATTTTCTCCCATTTGAGTGTCAGGTTCTCTTAGTTGGCAATGTTCATGTCCCACCATTGATCTGAAAATGTCATCCAAGCTGACGTTATGCACTGATACTTAATGCTAACAGAGTATGAAGTTCTTTCTGGCCGCATATGCCAAACGCATAACTGTAACTGAAAATTGCTGAAATTCCGTTCCATTGTAGTCACCAGAATTATGTTTCAGATGTAGAATACAATGCACAACAGCTGTTGTCGCAAAAGCAACAAAGACGAATTTCCAGTGCAGATATCCATTATTGCCTTGGC
Coding sequences within it:
- the arhgap20b gene encoding rho GTPase-activating protein 20 isoform X1; translated protein: MTPQQSNGDERKQKERGSEMFGKSETEKKMKPVLERKRSAPSMVFSKALSKSRLPSREQLISPTSPDSKSLVRAFSSPTTAFIMDERVQLTTGLQTQERHLFLFSDVLVITKLKSSTSLKLKNQVRLCEMWTAFCIDEVCERKSTPENSFVIGWPTTNCVITFSSSNVREKWLSALQWQIKEMKQEEHPKKISMKVLVMTTQTGALALTLKVGNTDTARKVIKMAAQQLNAKDSASNYQLWVISGKEAAPYPLIGHEQPFSVIMNCVRDFTAHVEQSDGNVYSQGSNRVVLLEDLPKSKQCQFILKLRPHPDIHMIRESTPKILRKRKSIIDWALRRSSSNQSESSLASESPITPRKLFGLSLPSICKNGNLPKPIMDMLVLLYHEGPSTKGIFRRSANAKTCKELKEKLNSGNEVHMDSESVFVAAAVITDFLRNIPGSVLSSELYEKWMEGIEIKNEEGKILSIKNLIEQLPEANVLLLRHLFCVLNRIERNSEENQMTAFNLALCIAPNMLWLPTPMSPEEESKCTRKVAILVQFMIEKSSQIFGSGLNTLFVGSQTVQRGNSEDCLDVDSIQPHYFSDDTESVSPDQNKQNLQKEQQRNSIFIALNDSKQYAAEQTENMWSQQRFFNEGVSSRTLLEKSDSGDLCEQSENESLYSCSSVSSLAAIQSIESARDRCSSEPSVCLSHHLALSHEPVARQSSCDATMTHGHIDYLQQLKMLQIESQNLLDDGRELVSNKMKYAFWRSPQINAKMKQPNSHRLNFSTRSSLSSLSSPTTSPSESSLSSIDSAFSYSESSMFGHNDSFLSMLGNSGRNQVSSSYTSNRFSGKLAGASPSSVTSCLDDVHRYNGMEKERNMDYENEGEDSAQISMRHKNQASLDTGNSEKDAECFTNVTCVGKDHTEKNLVPNNTEMLNGESHQEINSLTVLNATQSSEDPTNSTIKRTKITFYVTPGKILPIQHQGDQDVQNPEVTDAEQDEKSHYTISAPRKETLRCSSQTIKLHIPQSVFYGQNSPLVLQSVGRRQTVERSKASEQNITPEDFLPRSPSRDSQSDKDCSSRSHRAQQCSNSTSNKRHTLHIVVPPSVKSTVKDYFFHNEAKLCFRDATTVASEVVRSRQEWQRSQCTKTYLEDFENIVYTDESYV
- the arhgap20b gene encoding rho GTPase-activating protein 20 isoform X3; translated protein: MKPVLERKRSAPSMVFSKALSKSRLPSREQLISPTSPDSKSLVRAFSSPTTAFIMDERVQLTTGLQTQERHLFLFSDVLVITKLKSSTSLKLKNQVRLCEMWTAFCIDEVCERKSTPENSFVIGWPTTNCVITFSSSNVREKWLSALQWQIKEMKQEEHPKKISMKVLVMTTQTGALALTLKVGNTDTARKVIKMAAQQLNAKDSASNYQLWVISGKEAAPYPLIGHEQPFSVIMNCVRDFTAHVEQSDGNVYSQGSNRVVLLEDLPKSKQCQFILKLRPHPDIHMIRESTPKILRKRKSIIDWALRRSSSNQSESSLASESPITPRKLFGLSLPSICKNGNLPKPIMDMLVLLYHEGPSTKGIFRRSANAKTCKELKEKLNSGNEVHMDSESVFVAAAVITDFLRNIPGSVLSSELYEKWMEGIEIKNEEGKILSIKNLIEQLPEANVLLLRHLFCVLNRIERNSEENQMTAFNLALCIAPNMLWLPTPMSPEEESKCTRKVAILVQFMIEKSSQIFGSGLNTLFVGSQTVQRGNSEDCLDVDSIQPHYFSDDTESVSPDQNKQNLQKEQQRNSIFIALNDSKQYAAEQTENMWSQQRFFNEGVSSRTLLEKSDSGDLCEQSENESLYSCSSVSSLAAIQSIESARDRCSSEPSVCLSHHLALSHEPVARQSSCDATMTHGHIDYLQQLKMLQIESQNLLDDGRELVSNKMKYAFWRSPQINAKMKQPNSHRLNFSTRSSLSSLSSPTTSPSESSLSSIDSAFSYSESSMFGHNDSFLSMLGNSGRNQVSSSYTSNRFSGKLAGASPSSVTSCLDDVHRYNGMEKERNMDYENEGEDSAQISMRHKNQASLDTGNSEKDAECFTNVTCVGKDHTEKNLVPNNTEMLNGESHQEINSLTVLNATQSSEDPTNSTIKRTKITFYVTPGKILPIQHQGDQDVQNPEVTDAEQDEKSHYTISAPRKETLRCSSQTIKLHIPQSVFYGQNSPLVLQSVGRRQTVERSKASEQNITPEDFLPRSPSRDSQSDKDCSSRSHRAQQCSNSTSNKRHTLHIVVPPSVKSTVKDYFFHNEAKLCFRDATTVASEVVRSRQEWQRSQCTKTYLEDFENIVYTDESYV